A genomic window from Nicotiana sylvestris chromosome 11, ASM39365v2, whole genome shotgun sequence includes:
- the LOC138881800 gene encoding uncharacterized protein translates to MSKIEEIDPRVKAYSYDIGYHRWSRVHATVNRTWTITSNIAESLNVVTKYARELSIVELLEYMRTLLERWMKEKLLKSKGTFTYLGYKFNKELDDKRTLSHKLRVRDSTDYVHTVLDGVRRYIVCLENKRCSCGQFQLDELTCPHALATLRHRDESFEEYCSPYYTRANLLRTYEIPVNPLPDESKWNVPQHISKEVVKSPT, encoded by the exons atgtcaAAGATTGAGGAGATTGACCCCCGTGTTAAAGCATACTCATACgatattggctatcatagatggtccCGAGTACATGCTACGGTGAACAGAACTTGGACTATAACATCAAACATTGCAGAGTCGTTGAATGTTGTAACAAAATATGCAAGAGAGTTGTCGATAGTAGAACTATTAGAGTATATGAGGACCCTTCTTGAACGTTGGATGAAAGAAAAGTTATTGAAATCAAAGGGTACATTCACATACCTTGGATACAAATTCAACAAAGAGTTGGATGATAAAAGAACATTGTCGCACAAGCTTAGA GTGAGGGATTCAACAGACTACGTCCATACAGTACTAGATGGTGTGAGGCGCTATATTGTTTGTCTTGAAAACAAGAGATGTAGTTGTGGGCAATTTCAGCTTGACGAACTTACTTGTCCACATGCTTTGGCTACTTTAAGACATAGGGATGAGTCTTTTGAAGAATATTGTTCTCCTTATTACACAAGGGCGAACCTCTTGCGTACTTATGAAATACCAGTAAATCCCCTACCTGATGAAAGCAAATGGAATGTGCCACAACATATATCTAAAGAAGTAGTAAAGTCACCTACATGA